Proteins encoded within one genomic window of Bradyrhizobium sp. CB1717:
- a CDS encoding haloacid dehalogenase type II, giving the protein MSDLSAVKALVFDVFGTVVDWRTSLITDFMWWAKGRGISADWTALVDGWRGMYVASMDDVRKHPERGYVMLDDLHRRSLEKLVEKFEIKGLTEVDLDHLTKGWHRLNPWPDSVAGLTRLKTKFVISPLSNGNVALLTNMAKFAGLPWDLIMSAELFEHYKPDPETYLGAARLLGLKPEEVMMVAAHNGDLAAAQKYGLKTAFVARPTEYGPLQKVDFEATGNWDIVAKDFGGIADQLGC; this is encoded by the coding sequence ATGTCCGACCTTTCCGCCGTCAAAGCCCTCGTCTTCGACGTGTTCGGCACGGTCGTGGACTGGCGCACCAGCCTGATCACCGACTTCATGTGGTGGGCGAAGGGCCGCGGCATCAGCGCCGACTGGACCGCTCTGGTCGACGGCTGGCGCGGCATGTATGTCGCGTCGATGGATGACGTGCGCAAACATCCCGAGCGCGGCTATGTCATGCTCGACGATCTGCATCGCCGCTCGCTGGAGAAGCTGGTCGAGAAGTTCGAGATCAAGGGCCTCACCGAGGTCGACCTCGATCACCTCACCAAGGGCTGGCACCGCCTCAATCCGTGGCCCGACAGCGTCGCCGGCCTGACCCGGTTGAAGACGAAATTCGTGATCTCGCCGCTGTCGAACGGCAACGTCGCGCTCCTCACCAACATGGCCAAGTTTGCCGGCCTGCCGTGGGATCTCATCATGTCGGCCGAGCTGTTCGAGCACTACAAGCCCGATCCCGAAACCTATCTCGGTGCCGCACGGCTGCTCGGCCTCAAGCCCGAAGAAGTGATGATGGTCGCCGCCCACAACGGCGATCTCGCCGCTGCGCAGAAGTACGGTCTGAAGACAGCGTTCGTGGCGCGTCCGACGGAGTACGGTCCGCTGCAGAAGGTCGATTTCGAGGCGACCGGCAATTGGGACATCGTCGCGAAGGACTTTGGCGGCATCGCCGACCAGCTCGGCTGCTAG
- the glpX gene encoding class II fructose-bisphosphatase yields MSTHIEVPPHALLERILTLEIVRVTERAAVSSARLRGHGNEKAADQAAVDAMRRELNKLPIQGTIVIGEGERDEAPMLYIGEQVGLKAGPQVDIAVDPLEGTTLCAKNMPGSIATMAMADGGTLLHAPDVYMEKLAIGPGYDKGVVEIDASPADNVRRLAKAKGVKPDGITVLVLDRPRHASIIESVRSTGAAVRLITDGDVAGVIHCADPDNTGVDMYLGTGGAPEGVLAAVALRCIGGQMQCRLILDSDEKRERAAKMGVNDPKMIYGIEDMARGDCLFAATGVTTGSLLSGVKFRKDGVIETETVVMRSVTGTVRYIKAEHRELAKFHLD; encoded by the coding sequence ATGTCGACCCATATTGAAGTCCCCCCGCACGCCTTGCTCGAGCGCATTCTCACGCTGGAGATCGTGCGGGTGACGGAGCGGGCGGCGGTGTCGTCGGCGCGACTGCGCGGGCACGGTAACGAGAAGGCGGCCGACCAGGCCGCGGTCGACGCCATGCGGCGCGAGCTGAACAAGCTGCCGATCCAGGGCACCATCGTGATCGGCGAGGGTGAGCGCGACGAGGCGCCGATGCTCTATATCGGCGAGCAGGTCGGCCTCAAGGCCGGCCCGCAAGTCGACATCGCGGTCGACCCGCTCGAAGGCACCACGCTGTGCGCCAAGAACATGCCGGGCTCGATCGCCACCATGGCGATGGCCGACGGCGGCACGCTGTTGCACGCGCCCGACGTCTACATGGAGAAGCTCGCGATCGGTCCCGGTTATGACAAGGGTGTTGTCGAAATTGATGCCTCGCCCGCCGACAATGTGCGCCGGCTCGCCAAGGCCAAGGGTGTCAAGCCTGATGGCATCACCGTTCTCGTGCTCGACCGTCCGCGCCATGCCAGCATCATCGAGAGCGTGCGCTCGACTGGGGCTGCCGTGCGCCTCATCACCGACGGCGACGTCGCCGGCGTGATCCACTGCGCCGACCCCGACAACACCGGCGTCGACATGTATCTCGGCACTGGCGGTGCGCCGGAAGGCGTGCTGGCGGCCGTGGCGCTGCGTTGTATCGGTGGCCAGATGCAGTGCCGCCTGATCCTCGATTCCGACGAGAAGCGCGAGCGCGCCGCCAAGATGGGCGTCAACGATCCCAAGATGATCTACGGCATCGAGGACATGGCGCGGGGCGACTGCCTGTTCGCCGCCACCGGCGTCACCACGGGCTCGCTGCTCTCGGGCGTGAAATTCCGCAAGGACGGCGTGATCGAGACCGAGACGGTGGTGATGCGCTCCGTCACCGGCACCGTGCGCTACATCAAGGCCGAGCACCGCGAGCTCGCGAAGTTCCACCTGGACTAA